A stretch of Bradyrhizobium sp. AZCC 2262 DNA encodes these proteins:
- a CDS encoding porin — translation MNRIILSAAAVFTVATAAHAGEVSDIQAQSKELREQNRALTKRIADLERRQRKLEAQPAKPPAVAARSANPADSMAADLAYKAEYKKAPVDDSLTWHGITLYGLVDMGVTFQNQGAPLSNTAGLGLNYLISKNSNRSYFGVGPNALSSSLIGLKGNQEIADGLSAVFNLQTGFNPQSGKLSDGLGSIVQNNGLAIGQQNSFADSAKDGQAFNVAAYAGLSSPIYGTLTYGRQNALTSDGVVNYDPMSNSGAFSLIGFQGATGGAGDTENRIFDNSFKYAVNVGPFRAAVETQIRSGAFSAPGNAVEAQIGADYAGLSVDAIFSHVTDAVSAAPLSTAQITTAAALGINQGAGLVSGTVSDNTSVMLLAKYTIGPVKLFAGYEHMQFANPNNPLTPGSFITGGYSLGTVNNTNFTTDKILQVFWGGVKYAVRPDVDLSVAYYHEEQNSFQSGAVNVGGVCTTSAFAQCSGQLDAVSFVADYRFAKRFDAYAGIMWSQVSNGLANGFQQRSSIDPTVGLRFQF, via the coding sequence GTGAACAGGATTATTCTGTCTGCAGCGGCGGTTTTTACCGTCGCAACGGCGGCGCATGCCGGTGAGGTTTCGGACATCCAGGCGCAATCCAAAGAGCTGCGCGAACAAAATCGGGCGCTGACAAAACGCATCGCAGATCTTGAAAGACGGCAGCGCAAGCTTGAAGCGCAGCCCGCAAAGCCGCCCGCCGTTGCAGCAAGATCGGCGAATCCCGCGGATTCGATGGCCGCCGACCTCGCCTACAAGGCGGAATACAAAAAGGCCCCGGTAGATGACAGCCTGACGTGGCACGGCATTACGCTATATGGCCTGGTCGACATGGGCGTGACGTTCCAAAATCAGGGCGCCCCGTTGAGCAACACGGCGGGGTTGGGATTGAACTATCTAATCTCGAAGAACAGCAACCGTTCTTACTTCGGCGTCGGCCCGAATGCGCTGAGTTCGTCACTTATCGGTTTGAAGGGAAACCAGGAGATTGCGGATGGTCTGTCGGCCGTATTCAATCTTCAGACCGGCTTCAATCCACAGTCCGGCAAGCTTTCCGACGGGCTCGGCTCCATAGTGCAAAACAACGGGCTGGCGATTGGCCAGCAGAATTCATTCGCCGATTCCGCCAAGGACGGCCAGGCGTTCAACGTGGCGGCCTATGCCGGCCTCAGCTCGCCGATATACGGAACGCTGACTTACGGTCGACAAAACGCGCTGACTTCAGACGGCGTCGTCAACTATGATCCCATGAGCAATTCGGGCGCGTTCTCCTTGATCGGCTTCCAGGGGGCTACCGGCGGTGCGGGAGATACAGAGAATCGAATCTTCGACAATTCTTTCAAATACGCAGTGAATGTCGGGCCCTTCCGCGCCGCCGTGGAAACTCAGATTAGATCTGGCGCCTTTAGCGCCCCAGGCAATGCCGTCGAAGCACAGATTGGCGCCGACTATGCGGGTCTGTCGGTTGATGCGATCTTCAGTCACGTCACGGATGCGGTTTCCGCGGCTCCCCTCAGTACCGCGCAGATCACAACTGCGGCCGCCCTGGGTATCAACCAGGGGGCGGGACTTGTTTCGGGAACTGTCTCCGACAACACCAGCGTTATGCTTCTTGCCAAGTACACCATCGGGCCGGTCAAGCTCTTTGCCGGCTATGAGCATATGCAATTCGCGAATCCGAATAATCCATTGACGCCGGGCAGCTTCATCACCGGTGGCTATTCGCTCGGAACCGTTAACAACACCAATTTTACGACCGACAAGATCCTCCAGGTATTTTGGGGTGGCGTGAAATATGCGGTCAGGCCCGACGTCGATCTAAGCGTCGCTTATTACCACGAAGAGCAGAACAGTTTTCAGTCGGGCGCTGTGAACGTCGGGGGTGTCTGCACGACCAGCGCCTTTGCGCAATGTAGCGGACAGCTGGATGCGGTTTCTTTCGTCGCCGACTACAGATTTGCCAAACGCTTCGATGCCTATGCAGGCATCATGTGGTCGCAAGTCTCGAATGGGCTCGCCAATGGCTTCCAGCAGAGATCCTCGATCGATCCTACCGTCGGCTTGCGCTTCCAGTTCTGA
- a CDS encoding site-specific integrase yields MAKKGIRHEWLAHLLDFSPPYKSQGKVVHRPWFSPEEYKQLYTATREHARASLPHHRWNADQLHDYVLFLGNTGLRPDEAKNLQHRDITIVEEGRRGEKILEIEVRGKRGVGYCKSTPSAVLPYERLLSRPKYVPQGKARERARNPRPAAPPQYPQPTDPVFPGNHIKLFNRLLAESTLKLDRDAKPRTA; encoded by the coding sequence ATGGCGAAGAAGGGCATTCGTCACGAATGGCTGGCGCACCTCCTAGACTTCTCACCTCCCTACAAGTCGCAGGGCAAGGTGGTGCATCGCCCCTGGTTCAGCCCGGAAGAATACAAGCAACTGTATACGGCGACGCGTGAGCATGCGAGGGCGAGCCTTCCGCATCACCGCTGGAACGCCGACCAATTGCATGACTACGTCCTCTTTCTTGGGAACACTGGCCTGCGGCCTGATGAAGCCAAGAACTTGCAGCATCGCGACATAACGATCGTGGAGGAGGGGCGTCGCGGCGAGAAAATTCTGGAAATCGAAGTGCGAGGAAAGCGCGGGGTAGGCTATTGCAAGAGTACGCCGAGCGCGGTGCTTCCTTATGAGCGTTTGCTCAGCCGTCCAAAGTACGTCCCGCAAGGGAAGGCGCGCGAGCGTGCGAGAAATCCTCGCCCTGCCGCTCCCCCGCAATATCCGCAGCCGACCGACCCGGTGTTTCCGGGCAACCACATTAAGCTGTTCAATCGGCTGCTGGCGGAGAGTACGCTGAAGCTTGACCGTGATGCGAAGCCGCGCACGGCCTAA
- a CDS encoding AAA family ATPase, giving the protein MPSDTVSAPTIRRLSIQRFRSIKSMTWLPASGLNLILGGGDVGKTTILDAIALLLSPTNPNVVPDTDYDDRQEENGFIIDAVLSLPEEPVPEI; this is encoded by the coding sequence ATGCCCTCAGATACTGTCTCCGCTCCCACCATCCGCAGGCTTTCGATCCAAAGGTTTCGCTCTATCAAGTCGATGACCTGGCTGCCCGCTTCGGGACTAAATCTCATTCTTGGAGGTGGGGATGTCGGCAAGACAACCATTCTCGACGCTATCGCACTTCTGCTGAGTCCCACCAATCCAAACGTCGTGCCCGATACTGATTACGATGATCGGCAGGAAGAAAACGGCTTCATTATCGACGCAGTCCTTTCGCTACCCGAAGAGCCGGTTCCGGAAATCTGA
- a CDS encoding ATP-dependent nuclease, with translation MQVTGTPELDLIFEVKQPDGTSESMSLALRRQLGPVRLSSDDRNDRDLRFVQGSALDRLLSDKTLRSRLSSKLAETNVVDALTDDSKTALSTLSDAFAKKSLPTDLDLSITGAPGISVMALIGLTAQRDGVPLPLSSWGAGTRRLSALAIAEQTQGATPITLVDEIERGLEPYRQRVLVGKLGSSKSQAFVTTHSAAAISAAANSTLWYVDHAGNIGKLDGAKVAQQRARDPEAFLSRLAIVCEGVTEVGFATTLLLGALGSPLEQAGIHIVDGCGHETTLGLLEALADGGLSFGGFADDEKGKHPTRWKKLEESLGKLLFRWPTGCLEENIIKLVQEAELEAFIQDPTGEKTGKRLRSLQERLGAESKDFAVLREEAGANLRQLIIEAATGTVPEGKESEKKHFESHARDWFKTLNGGQELAAKVFTFDLWPNLKEQLLPFANAVRRAVALPQITDIAL, from the coding sequence ATGCAGGTAACCGGCACCCCTGAACTCGACCTGATCTTTGAAGTGAAGCAGCCAGATGGCACCTCCGAAAGCATGTCACTGGCGCTACGACGCCAGCTAGGTCCGGTCCGTTTGAGCAGCGATGATCGCAACGACCGGGACTTGCGTTTTGTTCAGGGCTCTGCGCTGGACCGATTGCTGTCCGATAAGACGCTGAGATCCAGGCTAAGCAGCAAACTCGCAGAAACCAACGTCGTTGATGCTCTCACTGACGATAGCAAAACCGCGCTCTCCACGCTCAGCGACGCCTTTGCCAAGAAATCGCTGCCAACAGACCTCGACCTTTCGATAACAGGTGCTCCCGGCATCTCGGTTATGGCCCTCATCGGATTGACGGCCCAGCGCGATGGCGTGCCATTACCCCTTAGCAGCTGGGGAGCCGGAACCCGCCGCTTGTCCGCCTTAGCCATAGCCGAGCAAACGCAGGGCGCTACGCCCATTACATTGGTGGATGAAATCGAACGTGGCCTGGAGCCTTACCGACAGCGTGTGCTGGTAGGAAAGCTGGGATCAAGCAAGTCGCAGGCCTTCGTTACCACGCATAGTGCCGCCGCAATTTCTGCAGCGGCGAACTCAACGCTTTGGTACGTGGATCATGCGGGCAACATTGGCAAACTTGATGGCGCAAAAGTCGCGCAGCAACGCGCGCGAGATCCCGAGGCCTTCCTGTCCCGACTTGCCATCGTCTGTGAGGGCGTCACTGAAGTTGGATTCGCAACCACTCTACTGCTGGGTGCTCTTGGAAGTCCTCTCGAGCAAGCAGGCATCCACATAGTTGATGGCTGCGGACACGAGACGACATTAGGTTTGCTTGAGGCGCTTGCAGATGGCGGGCTGAGTTTCGGTGGATTCGCTGACGACGAGAAGGGCAAGCATCCGACGCGATGGAAGAAGTTGGAAGAAAGTTTGGGAAAGCTGCTCTTTCGCTGGCCCACCGGCTGCCTGGAAGAAAACATCATAAAGCTGGTGCAGGAAGCCGAGCTTGAAGCTTTCATCCAGGACCCGACCGGCGAGAAAACAGGGAAGCGTCTCCGGAGCTTGCAGGAGCGCTTGGGCGCCGAAAGCAAGGATTTCGCTGTCCTTCGGGAAGAAGCCGGAGCAAACCTGCGGCAGCTCATCATCGAAGCCGCTACTGGTACAGTTCCTGAGGGCAAGGAAAGCGAAAAGAAGCACTTCGAGTCTCATGCGCGGGATTGGTTCAAGACCCTTAACGGAGGCCAGGAGCTGGCGGCCAAGGTCTTCACGTTTGATCTATGGCCGAACCTCAAGGAACAGCTTCTTCCATTCGCGAATGCTGTCCGCAGGGCTGTGGCGCTTCCACAAATCACGGACATCGCTTTGTGA
- a CDS encoding IS3 family transposase (programmed frameshift): MSRRARRNHSAAFKAKVALAAIKGDRTIAQLAEHFDVHPNQITAWKSQLEGNASEVFGPGGGPPAAPAVDVKSLHAKIGELTLENGFFRRSAHQGGIAERKAMIDRGHDLSITKQAEVLKISRGSVYYLPRPVLSADLAIMRHLDRLHLEYPFAGSRMLRGLLALQGCKIGRRHVKTLMRRMGIEALYRRPRTTKPEPGHKIHPYLLRGLAIERANQVWAMDITYIPMAHGFVYLAVVLDWFSRRVLSWRVSITMEAAFCVETLEDAMARHGKPDIFNTDQGSQFTGAAFTGLLASNGIAISMDGKGAWRDNVFVERLWRSVKYEEVYLRAYETVGEARHSIGRYLDFYNGRRPHSSLDDMTPDQAYFNLPPLRAAA, translated from the exons ATGAGCAGACGAGCCCGCCGGAATCACTCAGCGGCCTTCAAGGCGAAGGTGGCGCTGGCAGCCATCAAGGGCGACCGGACGATAGCCCAACTGGCTGAGCATTTCGACGTTCACCCCAATCAGATTACGGCGTGGAAATCGCAGCTTGAGGGCAATGCTTCGGAGGTTTTCGGACCTGGGGGCGGGCCGCCGGCAGCACCTGCAGTCGATGTGAAGTCGCTGCATGCCAAGATCGGGGAGCTGACGCTGGAGAACG GATTTTTTAGAAGGAGCGCTCACCAAGGCGGGATTGCTGAGCGCAAAGCGATGATCGACCGTGGACATGATCTGTCGATCACCAAGCAGGCGGAAGTTTTGAAGATCAGCCGCGGCAGTGTTTATTATCTGCCGCGTCCGGTGTTGTCCGCCGACCTCGCGATCATGCGGCATCTGGATCGGCTGCACCTGGAGTATCCCTTCGCCGGTTCGCGTATGTTGCGAGGCCTGCTGGCTTTGCAGGGGTGCAAGATCGGCCGCCGTCATGTGAAGACGCTGATGCGGCGGATGGGGATAGAGGCGCTCTATCGCCGTCCGCGCACCACCAAGCCCGAACCGGGGCACAAGATCCATCCGTATCTGCTGCGCGGTCTGGCGATCGAGCGGGCCAACCAGGTGTGGGCGATGGACATCACGTACATCCCGATGGCACACGGCTTCGTCTATCTCGCCGTGGTGCTCGACTGGTTCAGCCGCCGTGTGCTGTCATGGCGCGTATCGATTACCATGGAGGCGGCGTTCTGCGTCGAGACGCTGGAGGATGCGATGGCCCGTCACGGCAAGCCGGACATCTTCAACACCGATCAGGGCTCGCAGTTCACCGGCGCGGCGTTCACCGGCTTGCTCGCCAGCAATGGTATCGCGATCAGCATGGACGGCAAAGGGGCTTGGCGGGACAATGTGTTCGTCGAACGGCTATGGCGCAGCGTCAAATACGAGGAGGTCTATCTGCGGGCCTACGAAACCGTCGGCGAGGCGCGACATTCGATCGGCCGGTATCTCGATTTTTACAACGGCCGACGTCCTCATTCGAGTCTTGACGACATGACCCCGGATCAAGCCTACTTCAACCTTCCGCCGCTCCGCGCGGCGGCCTAA
- a CDS encoding aldehyde dehydrogenase family protein, whose product MRFIDKIYINGSFVTPHGTELFDLHNPATTKVIGQVRLADEQDTRAAIAAAKRAFPAFARTSRTDRIALLRRMHAAIKARREQLLEAIVEEYGAPVSRAGFMADHPADVLLDMARVLEDYRFTRRVGTAEVTMEPLGVAGLITPWNSDAGFICGKLAAAIAAGCTAVVKPSEMSAIQTQVVTEALHEAGLPAGVFNIVTGRGEVVGTEITNHPDVAKISFTGSTAVGKAILRAGAETMKRITLELGGKSPTVILDDANLAQAIPLALGAGFMNSGQACIAGTRVLVPRSRLGEVEELAKAAVGKVKTGDPRDPETTVGPMVSQKQWDRVQRYVRIGIDEGTLLAGGEGRPDGLDGWFVRPTLFTNVRNDMTIAREEIFGPVLSIIPYEEDEEAIAIANDTVYGLQAYVLSGDVARARRVADRIVAGRVLINTLAHEPMAPFGGFKQSGIGREYGDFGMEAFLEPKSLLGLNPV is encoded by the coding sequence ATGCGCTTCATCGACAAGATCTATATCAACGGCAGCTTCGTCACACCGCACGGGACCGAACTGTTCGACCTCCACAACCCTGCGACGACGAAGGTCATCGGCCAGGTGCGCCTCGCTGACGAGCAGGATACACGCGCCGCTATCGCCGCCGCCAAACGCGCCTTCCCGGCCTTCGCGCGCACGAGCAGGACCGATCGCATCGCCCTGTTGCGGCGGATGCACGCCGCCATCAAGGCGCGTCGCGAGCAACTGCTGGAAGCAATCGTCGAAGAGTATGGCGCGCCCGTCTCGCGTGCCGGCTTTATGGCTGACCACCCGGCAGATGTCCTGCTCGATATGGCACGGGTTCTGGAGGACTATCGCTTTACGCGTCGCGTCGGCACGGCCGAGGTGACGATGGAGCCCTTGGGCGTCGCCGGTCTCATCACGCCCTGGAACAGCGATGCCGGCTTCATTTGCGGCAAGCTCGCTGCTGCAATCGCTGCTGGTTGCACGGCGGTCGTCAAGCCAAGCGAGATGAGCGCGATCCAGACGCAGGTGGTAACCGAAGCACTGCATGAGGCCGGATTGCCAGCCGGCGTGTTCAACATCGTCACCGGCCGGGGTGAGGTGGTCGGCACCGAGATCACCAACCATCCCGATGTCGCGAAGATTTCCTTCACCGGTTCGACCGCAGTCGGCAAGGCAATCCTGCGGGCCGGCGCGGAAACGATGAAGAGGATCACGCTCGAACTTGGCGGCAAGTCTCCCACCGTCATTCTGGACGATGCCAATCTGGCGCAGGCGATTCCGTTGGCCCTCGGTGCGGGCTTCATGAACAGCGGACAGGCCTGCATCGCCGGCACACGCGTCCTCGTGCCACGGAGCCGCCTCGGCGAGGTGGAAGAGCTTGCGAAGGCGGCGGTCGGAAAGGTCAAAACCGGTGATCCGCGCGATCCGGAAACGACTGTCGGCCCGATGGTCAGCCAGAAACAATGGGATCGCGTTCAACGTTATGTCCGTATCGGTATCGACGAGGGCACGCTGCTTGCCGGCGGCGAGGGTAGGCCGGACGGGCTCGACGGCTGGTTCGTGCGGCCGACGCTGTTCACCAACGTCCGCAATGACATGACCATTGCGCGCGAGGAAATCTTCGGGCCGGTGCTGTCGATCATTCCCTATGAAGAAGACGAAGAGGCGATTGCTATCGCCAACGACACAGTCTACGGCCTGCAAGCGTACGTGCTGTCCGGCGACGTGGCTCGTGCGCGACGGGTGGCCGATCGGATCGTCGCTGGTCGCGTGCTGATCAACACGCTGGCGCACGAGCCGATGGCACCCTTTGGCGGCTTCAAGCAATCCGGCATCGGCCGCGAATACGGCGACTTCGGAATGGAGGCATTTCTTGAGCCGAAATCCCTGCTCGGCCTAAACCCCGTCTGA
- a CDS encoding helix-turn-helix domain-containing protein: protein MTEAYGQRLGGVLRVESGPAIVTRALRTADIAVTEIRCDNPLREKRGPIPREDAFIVSWHLRDSRNREYWEDGRRVSVCDLRAGESCLHDLKRDPTAFPDKAFHALIFYLPRAALDAIADDANAPRIRDLSYKPGAGVNDITISGLGSLLLPALSHPDQANPLFLDHVLLAVGAHVAQTYGGMRPMSRLVRGGLAPWQERRAREVLLANIKRGVPLKEVARECGLSAGYFSHAFRRTLGVAPHKWLIEQRVALSKEKLRDGGLSLSDVATECGFSDQSHLTRVFRQAVGVSPGAWRRILQR, encoded by the coding sequence ATGACCGAGGCTTATGGACAACGGCTTGGTGGGGTATTGCGAGTCGAAAGCGGACCCGCGATCGTTACCCGGGCCTTGCGCACAGCTGATATAGCGGTCACGGAGATTCGATGTGATAATCCGTTGCGGGAAAAGCGCGGTCCGATTCCGCGGGAAGATGCTTTTATTGTCAGTTGGCACCTCCGCGATTCGCGCAATCGCGAATATTGGGAGGATGGCCGACGAGTGTCGGTGTGCGACTTGCGGGCTGGCGAGAGTTGCCTCCATGATCTGAAGCGAGATCCCACCGCTTTTCCCGACAAGGCCTTTCACGCTCTGATTTTTTATCTGCCGCGTGCGGCGCTGGACGCGATCGCGGACGACGCCAACGCGCCACGAATTCGCGATTTGAGCTATAAGCCCGGCGCGGGCGTCAACGACATCACGATTTCCGGCCTGGGGAGCTTACTGCTGCCAGCGCTCAGCCATCCCGACCAAGCCAACCCGTTGTTTCTCGACCACGTCCTGCTGGCAGTCGGGGCGCATGTCGCTCAGACCTATGGAGGCATGCGGCCAATGTCGCGGCTGGTCCGGGGTGGGCTCGCGCCATGGCAGGAGCGACGCGCAAGGGAAGTTCTCCTTGCCAACATCAAGCGCGGTGTGCCTCTTAAGGAGGTGGCGCGAGAGTGTGGCCTGTCAGCGGGTTATTTCTCGCACGCCTTCCGTCGCACGCTGGGAGTGGCGCCGCACAAGTGGCTAATCGAGCAGCGCGTCGCCCTATCCAAGGAAAAGCTGCGCGATGGCGGGCTGTCGCTATCAGATGTGGCCACCGAGTGCGGTTTCAGCGACCAAAGTCACCTAACGCGAGTTTTCAGACAGGCGGTCGGCGTAAGTCCCGGCGCGTGGCGTCGGATTCTCCAGCGATAG
- a CDS encoding IS5 family transposase — protein sequence MRGRFTDQGGLFSHIAPEKRVPANHPLRKVRELVRDVLSDLNRSLGRLYASEGRPSIPPEQLLSALLLQVFYGIRSERQLMEQLDYNLLYRWFVGLSPDDPVWDPTTFTKNRERLQNGDVFTKFMTRLLNHSQVKSLLSDEHFSVDGTLIEAWASQKSFRPKDGSGDDDDGANFHGQKRKNDTHASTSDPDSRLYRKAAGREAKLCYMGHATMENRHGLAVAGRVTHANGTAERRASETMLKARRKAAGRRITAGEDKAYDTADHVANLRAIGVTPHVTQNQAVTKTGKTRHSAIDERTTRHPGYDMSQSRRAMVECIFGWGKQHGTMRKTKHRGIARVAADFLLNLIAYNLIRIPKLLAA from the coding sequence ATGCGCGGCAGGTTTACGGATCAGGGCGGCCTGTTTTCGCACATCGCGCCGGAAAAGCGTGTGCCAGCGAACCATCCGCTGCGGAAGGTGCGGGAACTTGTCCGGGATGTTTTGAGTGATTTGAACCGCAGCCTTGGGAGGCTCTATGCCAGCGAGGGACGTCCTTCGATCCCTCCGGAGCAATTGCTGAGCGCCTTGCTGCTGCAGGTGTTCTACGGCATCCGCTCGGAACGCCAGTTGATGGAGCAACTGGACTACAATCTTTTGTATCGCTGGTTCGTGGGGCTGTCGCCGGACGATCCGGTCTGGGACCCGACCACCTTCACCAAGAACCGGGAGCGGCTGCAGAACGGCGATGTGTTCACGAAGTTCATGACCAGGCTTCTGAACCATTCTCAGGTCAAATCGCTATTGTCGGACGAGCATTTTTCGGTGGACGGAACGCTGATCGAAGCCTGGGCTTCGCAGAAGAGTTTTCGCCCTAAGGACGGCAGCGGCGATGACGATGATGGCGCCAACTTCCACGGCCAGAAGCGCAAGAACGACACCCATGCGAGTACCAGCGACCCGGACAGCAGGCTTTATCGCAAGGCGGCCGGACGGGAGGCCAAGCTTTGCTATATGGGCCACGCCACCATGGAGAACCGGCATGGGCTGGCGGTGGCCGGCAGGGTCACGCATGCCAATGGCACCGCCGAACGCCGGGCTTCGGAGACCATGCTGAAGGCGAGGCGCAAAGCCGCAGGCCGCCGCATCACGGCCGGTGAGGACAAGGCGTACGATACGGCCGATCATGTCGCCAATCTTCGCGCCATCGGCGTGACGCCGCATGTGACACAGAACCAGGCCGTCACCAAAACCGGCAAGACCCGCCACAGCGCCATCGACGAACGAACCACGCGGCATCCGGGGTACGACATGTCGCAATCGCGCCGGGCGATGGTCGAGTGCATTTTCGGATGGGGCAAGCAGCATGGCACCATGCGCAAGACCAAGCATCGGGGCATCGCTCGCGTCGCCGCCGACTTCCTGCTCAATCTGATCGCCTATAACCTGATCCGCATTCCAAAACTGCTTGCCGCTTAG
- a CDS encoding ATP-dependent helicase, translating to MSDDSVRQALRSDAGLVVVEAPAGCGKTHQGADYVGEVAGNNRERVLILTHTHAACSVFAERTRGIGAHVEIRTIDSLVAQVATAYHAGIGVTADPMIWVRQRPDGYAQLAGKVARLLQQYPMIGRAVAKRYPIVICDEHQDSNADQHAIAMSLHGNGARLRVFADPMQKIFKEANPYSWDGLVGSADRVDKLDHPHRWTQGCPELGKWTLKAREALKNGGKVDLRTAPPSVKVVSATNIAQKKFDYRLGQHDRRPIDAFEKRQSSLLVLTRYNDTARALRSFFDRRILLWEGHTRSALETFAQQLEQATGPTEIAAAIMKFMDAVAVGFSPSEFGRRLGEEIIDRCSKKTRGKPAMIQELAKLVLEAPDHKGAARMLARLHEFTQSEPHFANVRFDCHGEFWDAVRLGQFESPADGLADLAHRRAYARPQPPDRAISNIHKAKGLECESVIVLPCDAKAFPDKPDARCLLYVALSRAKSELMLVISADNPSPLFIV from the coding sequence GTGAGCGACGATTCCGTTCGACAAGCACTCAGATCAGATGCCGGGCTTGTCGTCGTTGAGGCGCCCGCAGGTTGCGGGAAGACGCATCAAGGCGCCGATTACGTAGGGGAGGTCGCCGGGAATAATCGCGAGAGGGTCCTCATTCTGACCCACACGCACGCGGCTTGCTCTGTCTTTGCGGAGCGAACCCGGGGTATCGGCGCGCACGTCGAGATCAGGACGATTGATAGTCTCGTTGCACAGGTTGCCACCGCTTATCATGCTGGAATCGGCGTTACCGCCGATCCCATGATATGGGTGCGGCAACGGCCGGATGGCTATGCGCAATTGGCGGGAAAGGTTGCGCGGTTGCTTCAACAATATCCCATGATCGGCCGGGCCGTCGCCAAACGCTATCCGATTGTGATTTGCGACGAGCATCAGGATTCCAATGCAGACCAGCACGCGATTGCGATGTCTTTGCACGGCAATGGCGCACGGCTGCGAGTCTTCGCGGACCCCATGCAGAAGATATTCAAGGAAGCCAACCCATATTCATGGGACGGCCTGGTTGGATCTGCAGACAGGGTTGATAAGCTAGATCATCCGCATCGCTGGACGCAGGGCTGTCCAGAACTTGGAAAGTGGACGCTAAAAGCCCGAGAGGCCCTTAAGAATGGCGGCAAGGTGGATCTGCGGACCGCGCCACCCAGCGTGAAGGTTGTAAGTGCGACGAACATTGCTCAGAAAAAGTTTGATTATCGTCTCGGACAACATGACCGTCGACCCATTGACGCGTTCGAGAAAAGGCAATCTTCGCTGCTCGTGCTGACGCGTTACAATGACACTGCCCGCGCATTGAGAAGCTTCTTCGATCGCCGGATCTTACTGTGGGAGGGGCATACGCGCTCAGCACTGGAGACTTTCGCTCAGCAGCTTGAGCAGGCCACTGGCCCCACAGAGATCGCGGCAGCAATAATGAAGTTCATGGACGCGGTCGCCGTTGGTTTCAGCCCCTCTGAATTTGGGAGGCGATTGGGAGAGGAGATTATTGACCGCTGCTCGAAGAAGACGCGAGGTAAGCCCGCCATGATCCAGGAACTCGCGAAACTGGTGCTAGAAGCCCCTGATCACAAAGGTGCCGCTAGAATGCTCGCTCGGCTGCATGAGTTTACCCAATCGGAGCCGCACTTTGCGAATGTTCGGTTCGATTGTCATGGCGAGTTTTGGGACGCTGTTCGCCTGGGCCAATTTGAGAGTCCAGCGGATGGTTTGGCCGACTTGGCTCATCGTCGTGCGTACGCCCGTCCCCAGCCGCCCGATCGGGCCATTAGTAACATTCACAAGGCGAAGGGCCTTGAATGCGAGAGCGTCATCGTGTTGCCATGCGATGCCAAGGCGTTTCCAGACAAGCCAGATGCTCGCTGCTTGCTCTATGTTGCGCTCAGTCGGGCAAAGAGTGAGTTGATGCTCGTCATTTCGGCTGACAACCCCAGTCCGCTTTTTATCGTTTGA
- a CDS encoding LysR family transcriptional regulator, whose product MARHRGFRAAATELGMSRSALSHAIAALEAKLGVRLFHRTTRSVSLTEAGEQFVSGVAPALGQIREAMARAGSHRDTPAGTLRINTSAGAARQMEPLVFEYLRRYPDMTVDIVTEGRLVDIVVDGFDAGVRLAELVPQDMIAVPLGPDQRFAVVGSPAYFKQHPKPRTPADLSRHRCIRSRLPSGGIYRWEFERHGEVLAIDGEGPLILDEPNLMLAAARAGFGLAYLTEWNVAADLAAGALVRVLDEWTPPFRGLSLYYPGRRHVPAALRAMIDLIREKAVM is encoded by the coding sequence TTGGCGCGCCACCGCGGCTTCCGAGCGGCCGCTACCGAACTCGGCATGTCGCGCTCGGCGTTGAGCCATGCCATCGCCGCGCTGGAGGCAAAACTCGGCGTGCGCCTGTTCCACCGAACGACCCGAAGTGTCTCGCTGACCGAGGCCGGCGAGCAGTTCGTTTCCGGCGTTGCGCCAGCGCTGGGCCAGATCAGGGAAGCGATGGCGCGGGCGGGAAGCCATCGAGACACGCCGGCCGGCACACTGCGCATCAATACATCGGCGGGCGCGGCACGGCAGATGGAGCCGCTGGTGTTCGAGTATCTGCGCCGATATCCCGACATGACGGTCGACATCGTCACTGAGGGACGACTGGTCGACATTGTCGTCGATGGGTTCGACGCCGGCGTGCGCCTGGCTGAACTGGTGCCGCAAGACATGATCGCCGTGCCGCTGGGGCCCGATCAACGGTTCGCAGTTGTCGGATCGCCCGCCTATTTCAAGCAGCATCCGAAGCCGCGCACGCCTGCCGATCTCTCAAGGCACCGCTGTATCCGCAGCCGACTGCCCAGCGGTGGCATCTATCGTTGGGAGTTCGAGCGCCACGGCGAAGTGCTGGCGATCGACGGTGAAGGACCGCTGATCCTCGACGAGCCCAATTTAATGCTGGCGGCGGCGCGGGCCGGGTTCGGCCTCGCCTATCTCACCGAATGGAATGTCGCGGCCGACCTCGCGGCCGGCGCGCTGGTTCGCGTGCTGGATGAATGGACACCGCCCTTTCGAGGCCTGTCGCTCTATTATCCCGGACGTCGGCATGTACCCGCCGCCTTGCGCGCCATGATCGACCTGATCCGGGAAAAGGCAGTGATGTGA